The Phosphitispora fastidiosa DNA segment CCTTCACGGGTTCCGCGTTTTTTATAGATACCGGGTGCCTTTTTAATCAGCAGCCGGAGCTTGTCTTCCGGCCAGTTCTCATCTTCAGCTATCGCTAACCATGTCCCCAGCCAGCGCAGGAAATCACCACTGACAGAATCGGCATCAAAAAATCTCTCAATATGCCCGATGCGGACCTCCGTCTGGGAGAAAAAGGTTTCAAACAATGAGAGAAACCGTTCCAAAAAGTCCCTGCTCTGCTCATTCTCCTGGTAAACAGCAGGTAAATATCTCAGGTAGGATGTGCGGGGAAAATAGGCCCGGATGCTTTTCAGAAGCGGACTCTTTTCCTTACTGCCGGTCAACTCAATTTTCAGCCAGAGATATCGGCCTGCCTGGCAGTGTATCAGGGCGTCTTTGGCATTGACTAAGGGAACAGACCAACTGAGACAGTTGAGCATTGCAGCCCTGGCTTCCAGATCATTGTCAGCTAAAGTGGCTGGGCAGGCCAAGAGGACTTCCAAATTGACCCTCTGCCCGTTAATAGTAAATTCCTTGTCATTAGATGTCAGGTAAGACACCTTCACCTGGGTATTTTCCGGAATTTCGGCGTCAATAACCAGCTTATGCCATCGCATTTCAGAAGCAGGGGCGGCAAAGGCGCCGGAGAAATACGTCCCCGAAGGCAGCGGGTTCACCGAAGACCTGAAATACGTCTGCACCGGCTTCAATATAGTTAACTCCTGTTTTTCCTTACTGTAAATATAGATTCGTTCATCTTTTTCTATCTGCAGCTTTTCCACAGCGCCCTCAAAAAATGGCACCATGTCCAGGAAATCGCCTGTTGGACTAAATTTATGGATGAAGCTTCGTTCCTCTATTCCCTTAGAAAGCCTGTAGCCTTCACCTATATATAAATTTCCGCCGCCATCAATAGTGATGCCCGAAGGCAGTTCAGGGAACCTGGTCCATTGGCTCTTTTCCCAGTCCCTGACGCCTGTGGCCAAAAACTTGATAACCCTCCTGCCGGCCGTTTCCAGGATAAACAGCGACCCGTCCGAAGCAATATAAAAGTTCACGGCGTCATTTAATTGTTCTATCTCTATAGCAGCAGTCAATTCCACCTTAACGTCAAATTCCGCCGCAAACCTGCCAGATTTGTCAAACTTAACTACTGCAGCCCGGCCTCCGGCAGGCACGGACCGGGCACCTGCAGAACTCTCGCTGCCGCTCTGCCGGACATCGTAGGGTGTGAGTATATAGAGGCTGCCATCCTTATCTGCCTGTACCGTTATCGGGTCAAAATTGCGCCACAGTTTCTCCTCAGCGCTCTGCGCTTCGGGTCCGGCCACCCACCTGATCTGCCAATTTATCTCAGCCAGGGCAAGTACCTTTTTCTGATGCCTGTCCGCAATATAAATCGTTCCCGGAGCCCAGGCTATCCCTTCCGGCCTGATAAACAAGCTCCGGATGCAATCTATGGCTGCAGCCCGTTTCTGCTTAACATCATAAACCCACACCAGACCCTCGCTGTCAAGGACATACACCAGACAGCAGGGTCCGACAGTAAAGTCCCGCATCTCCAGGGAACCAGGAAAGCCCTCCCCTGTAATCACCGTTTCCTTTATGTAATCCCTGGTCTCCTGGAGCTGCAGTCCTTCCCCGGTGACATCAATGTGTACCGGCAGACCCTTATGCCAGGCTGATTTCGTATGCAGTACCAAAAACTGATAATCATCCGATTCTGATTTATTCATCATATACCTCTCTTCCTGCAAGACACCTGACCGGGAGCAATTATTTCAACCTCATGTTCCCCCGAACATACCAGACTCTGAGGAGATATTGTAAAATTCCCCTCTGCGTCCTGTACGATTCCTGCCCCCTGGGCATGCAGAACCACATCTTTGATATAATCAACTCCCGGAATCTTTTCCAGCAGTTCAAATATCTCGGATTTATAAACACTGCGTCCAAATGACCACCCCGTTCCGTCAGAACCTCCGGAAAGAGGGTGTAAAAAGCTCTGCAGCCGTTCATTGACCTTTAATCTCAGGTTATCGGGATTGGCCCTCGAGCCGATGACCACTGCAGCGCCGACACTGACTACAACATACTCGGGAGGTTGTACATCCAGCTCAGTTGTGATTAACCTGTATTTGTTCAAGTGACAAAACACATTTTTCATAAATCCCCTGCTGGGTATAGGTCTCGCAGCATAACTGAAGGGAACAACTACCACAGTAACAACTGCTGGAACCGAATCTCCGGGATAATTAGCCAGACCCGTCTGAAAAAGGGGAATAGCTTTGGCTCTGGCCACTCTAATCCCAGGGGTGGCACAAGCCAGGCGTTCATAGTCCTCAGTGGTAACAGCCCGGTACCCCTGCTGCAAGCTCCGGCGAAGCCTCATCTTGGTCTCCTCCAGAAGCTCCCGGGATATGCCTCCTGAGGCCGGCTGCCGGTTTTCCACTTTAACAAGGCCCTCTGCTCTTACGGGGCGGAGGATTCTGTTAACCGTTCCGGCTGATACGTTACCCTGTTTACCGCCGCCCGCCCGGTAAGATATCAGCCGGATATTAAGTGTCTCCTGATTCGGTGAAGCCGGCGGAATAGCGCCATTCACTCCATCCCCGAAAACAATTTCACCACTCTCCGGAGTCAGCACAAAATGCTTGTCCCCGGGACCGGAAGCATCAAAATCTTCAACCACAAACCAATCCTGCCATAACAAAGGTCCCTGGCCACCTGGCTGCTCCGGCTCTCCCACCTGAAGGACCAGACTTGGGGGTATCACCGGAATTTTTTCCAGGGTGAACTTCTGGTGCGGCAGGCCGCTGCCTGACCCGATAAGGCCGTTGCCCGCCCACTCAGGCAGGTATGAAACCAGGCGCAAATTTTTACGTCCCTTTGGCATAGTCCCCCCTTGACGCCCAGGATCAAGATGTATGGTAATTCTGCCGGCATTCACGTTCTTTTCTATTTTACAGTCCGGCCAGTCATTCCAGAAACCACTGCCATCACAGACCTGAACATAATTACAGCCATACAGCGAAAGCCCTGTTGCGGTAAACGTATATTTCCGGCATCCCGTCCCTGAAAATGTGAATACCTCGCTAAAGGTCTCCTGCTGCACAGCGGGAACCGTGTTCAGCGCCACACTATCCAGCCTGGGTGACAGCTCGAATCCCTCCTCCCGGACTGTCGCCCTGATCCAGGAGCACTTTTCCGGGAATGGCTGGATAGCACGAGCCGCCCAATCACCGGGGGCCAGAAAATACAGGCGTCCTTTCCGGGAAAGCATCCCAGTCTCATCTTTAATTATTTGAAGGGGCGCCCAGGCGCCGGCACTATTTTTGACTTTCTTAAAGTATTCCCACTCAATTATGCCTGATGGAACGGTTTTCCGGGTTGCCCTGCCGTCAGTCACCGGATTTCCCCCGGCATCCCGGTAATCCTCGAAAACATTGCAGGTCAGGCTGACCTTCTGGGAAACCGGAAACGGCTTATCCCCGCTAAACCCAAGGTACAACCCGCTCCCCTGCTCCGCTTCTTCCCCAAAAGCCGAGTAGAACAACCCTTGCAGGCTGTTGGCCTCAGTATGGTCAACCCAGCCCCCTCCGGCAGAACTGATAACCTTTATCAGCTTCGCGGCAGCCATCACCAGGGGCTCCTTTGTTTCAAAAACTGCCTCATCTGCCAAAATACTTGTCCCCTTAGGAATAATCACACCTTCCCCGACTGTTCCGGCCACAGAAAAACACACCTCAACTTCAGCCTGAGAGGCCTGTTTTGGCCTGACGCCCAGCAGTTGGAGGAATTTCAGGTAATTCTCATCTCTAATCCGATTCAGGTAATACTGCTGCGTTTCAGCCACCCAGGCGAACAGTTCCAGAAATGTTATCCCCGGATCATGGGTATTGTGGTCTGTCCACTCAGGCGAAAATCGGGGAATTAGCTCTTTGGCCTTCTCCAAAAGCTGGGTAAAAGTCCTGTCATCCAAATTTGGTGTAGGCAGTGTCATCCTATTCCCCCCACTTTGGCTTTTACCCTGACGACATGCTTTCCGCTGTACACCAGAGCATTAGGCCCATATTCAGGCATTTCCTGATCTGTCTGGTTATTGGGGCTTATCCTGATCTCCTGACCGGACTCACTTCTGCTAACCATTGTCAGCACATCAACGTGGTCAACCCCGTCAATTCCCTCAAGCAGGGCAAAGAAATCCGAAAGACGCGGCAAACGCCCAAATTCCCAGCCCCGACCGTCCAAGCCCCCTGTCAGGGGGTGCAGCATGCCATCCAGTTCTTTTAACACCCGGTTCTCGACCAATGGAACCATATCTATTGTT contains these protein-coding regions:
- a CDS encoding phage tail protein; translation: MMNKSESDDYQFLVLHTKSAWHKGLPVHIDVTGEGLQLQETRDYIKETVITGEGFPGSLEMRDFTVGPCCLVYVLDSEGLVWVYDVKQKRAAAIDCIRSLFIRPEGIAWAPGTIYIADRHQKKVLALAEINWQIRWVAGPEAQSAEEKLWRNFDPITVQADKDGSLYILTPYDVRQSGSESSAGARSVPAGGRAAVVKFDKSGRFAAEFDVKVELTAAIEIEQLNDAVNFYIASDGSLFILETAGRRVIKFLATGVRDWEKSQWTRFPELPSGITIDGGGNLYIGEGYRLSKGIEERSFIHKFSPTGDFLDMVPFFEGAVEKLQIEKDERIYIYSKEKQELTILKPVQTYFRSSVNPLPSGTYFSGAFAAPASEMRWHKLVIDAEIPENTQVKVSYLTSNDKEFTINGQRVNLEVLLACPATLADNDLEARAAMLNCLSWSVPLVNAKDALIHCQAGRYLWLKIELTGSKEKSPLLKSIRAYFPRTSYLRYLPAVYQENEQSRDFLERFLSLFETFFSQTEVRIGHIERFFDADSVSGDFLRWLGTWLAIAEDENWPEDKLRLLIKKAPGIYKKRGTREGITEMINVYTGDKPFIVERFQLKCSQAEAEFGELLVRLFSDDPYSFTVLLKPFQVNKDNEIQALKRIIDTEKPAYTKAAVVALRPWIYLDMHTYLGVNTYLTKPSLRLDVGSVMPQDTVLTDGDEAGQIGRRTKLGCDTTLT
- a CDS encoding putative baseplate assembly protein; amino-acid sequence: MTLPTPNLDDRTFTQLLEKAKELIPRFSPEWTDHNTHDPGITFLELFAWVAETQQYYLNRIRDENYLKFLQLLGVRPKQASQAEVEVCFSVAGTVGEGVIIPKGTSILADEAVFETKEPLVMAAAKLIKVISSAGGGWVDHTEANSLQGLFYSAFGEEAEQGSGLYLGFSGDKPFPVSQKVSLTCNVFEDYRDAGGNPVTDGRATRKTVPSGIIEWEYFKKVKNSAGAWAPLQIIKDETGMLSRKGRLYFLAPGDWAARAIQPFPEKCSWIRATVREEGFELSPRLDSVALNTVPAVQQETFSEVFTFSGTGCRKYTFTATGLSLYGCNYVQVCDGSGFWNDWPDCKIEKNVNAGRITIHLDPGRQGGTMPKGRKNLRLVSYLPEWAGNGLIGSGSGLPHQKFTLEKIPVIPPSLVLQVGEPEQPGGQGPLLWQDWFVVEDFDASGPGDKHFVLTPESGEIVFGDGVNGAIPPASPNQETLNIRLISYRAGGGKQGNVSAGTVNRILRPVRAEGLVKVENRQPASGGISRELLEETKMRLRRSLQQGYRAVTTEDYERLACATPGIRVARAKAIPLFQTGLANYPGDSVPAVVTVVVVPFSYAARPIPSRGFMKNVFCHLNKYRLITTELDVQPPEYVVVSVGAAVVIGSRANPDNLRLKVNERLQSFLHPLSGGSDGTGWSFGRSVYKSEIFELLEKIPGVDYIKDVVLHAQGAGIVQDAEGNFTISPQSLVCSGEHEVEIIAPGQVSCRKRGI